In a single window of the Cryptococcus tetragattii IND107 chromosome 1, whole genome shotgun sequence genome:
- a CDS encoding guanine nucleotide-binding protein subunit beta: protein MASDTAPLARITLKARRTLKGHLAKIYALHWAADRRHIVSASQDGKLIVWDAYTTNKVHAIPLRSSWVMTCAYAPSGHLVACGGLDNVCSIYSLRGAGPGAAGGQVKVARELSAHSGYLSCCRFINDRQIVTSSGDMTCMLWDIEHGTRTMEFNDHTGDVMSISLAPNANVFVSGACDATAKVWDIRTGKAVQTFTGHESDINAVQFFPNGDAFVTGSDDASCKLFDLRADRELNTYAHDNILCGITSVAFSISGRVLFAGYDDYNCNVWDTLKGERIGVLAGHENRISCMGVSGDGVALCTGSWDSLLKVWS, encoded by the exons ATGGCAAGCGACACCGCCCCGCTCGCCCGCATCACCCTCAAGGCGCGCAGGACACTCAAGGGCCACCTCGCAAAAATCTACGCGCTCCACTGGGCCGCAGATAGGCGCCACATCGTCTCCGCATCCCAGGACGGCAAGCTCATCGTGTGGGACGCCTACACCACAAACAAGGTCCACGCCATCCCACTCCGCTCCTCGTGGGTCATGACCTGCGCGTATGCGCCGTCCGGCCACCTCGTCGCATGCGGTGGCCTCGATAACGTCTGCTCCATCTACTCCCTCAGAGGCGCAGGACCGGGTGCCGCAGGCGGACAGGTCAAGGTCGCCAGAGAGCTGAGCGCACACTCGGGCTACCTCAGCTGCTGCCGGTTTATCAACGACAGGCAGATCGTCACGTCGTCCGGCGACATGACATGTATGCTTTGGGATATCGAGCACGGCACGCGGACGATGGAGTTCAACGACCATACGGGGGATGTGATGAG CATATCTCTAGCCCCGAACGCCAACGTCTTTGTATCTGGAGCATGTGACGCCACTGCCAAAGTATGGGACATTAGAACAGGCAAGGCCGTGCAGACATTTACCGGCCACGAATCAGATATAAATGCCGTCCA ATTCTTCCCCAACGGCGATGCATTTGTCACCGGGTCGGACGATGCCTCGTGCAAGCTCTTTGATCTCCGAGCGGACCGTGAACTCAACACCTACGCCCACGATAATATCCTTTGCGGCATCACATCCGtcgccttctccatctcggGTCGTGTGCTTTTTGCCGGGTATGATGACTACAACTGCAACGTCTGGGATACACTCAAGGGTGAACGGATTGGCGTCCTCGCAGGTCATGAAAATAGAATCAGCTGCATGGGTGTGTCTGGAGATGGTGTCGCTCTGTGTACAGGTAGCTGGGATAGCTTGCTCAAG GTCTGGTCGTAA
- a CDS encoding ATP-dependent protease La has product MLPLRAYARLARPPRPPRPTQLARSSLPRPSPSRPAAHYLALAPAPSIRCLHSTPSTLKEKRWLNNTPPEDDGEDGHSSKQDDQTEKPLPEAESSKSAEERAKSQSSKPDIKASSSDSVSSPSAPAPGSPGGQSPPGAGGPKEITKPVIPEIYPQVLAIPITHRPLFPGFYKAITVRSPPVIKAIRELQAHGQPYVGAFLLKDSSVDSDVVTDINQVQPVGVFCQITSCFTSQEGEGKPEALTAVLFPHRRIRINELVTSSSVKGVGAVGIGAPVEEGSAEGEGEVKSFESEVPGVEEVREELGTVSIDSEQQLPDVQRENQDLEKKEVTQIDFLHSLLPQVSLTNVSNLSVEPYEKDSQVIRAIMSELISVFKEIAQLQPMFREQVTSFAISNTSSQVFDEPDKLADLAAVVSTADVSDLQAVLSSTSIEDRLQRALVLLKKELINAQLQFKIARDVDTKIQKRQREYYLMEQLKGIKKELGMESDGKDKLVEGFKEKASKLAMPEAASEFNVTRNYIDWLTQVPWGVHTPENYDISHAIKVLDEDHYGLKDVKDRILEFMAIGKLRGSVEGKILCLVGPPGVGKTSIGKSIAKALGRQFFRFSVGGLTDVAEIKGHRRTYIGAMPGKPIQALKKVATENPLILIDEVDKISKAYNGDPASALLEMLDPEQNKSFLDHYLDVPIDLSRVLFVCTANVLETIPGPLLDRMEVLEVSGYVSAEKMNIAERYLSPQAKTAAGLEDVNIELEPGAIEALIRYYCRESGVRNLKKHIDKIYRKAAFKIVTDLGESGLPEPPTPPAEGQVEAQHPDIKPASELTSNVSPDAEGSGVDSKADVTTVPRKPMKVPAGIHVKITQENLKDYVGPPVYHKDRLYTHSPPAGVSTGLGYLGNGSGAVMPVEINSMPGKGNLQLTGKLGEVIRESAQIAMSWVKANAYLLGITKSEAESTLNDRDVHLHMPEGGIGKEGPSAGTAILTAFVSLFTKTRVDPDTAMTGEISLLGQVLPVGGLKEKILAAHRAGIKKLIVPAGCKPDIDENVPESVKGGIEFVFVEDVRQVLHEAFRGTEVAKRWQETLPMDEEPQRERH; this is encoded by the exons ATGCTCCCTCTCAGAGCGTACGCACGCCTCGCCCGGCCCCCGCGCCCCCCTCGGCCGACGCAGCTCGCCCGATCATCACTCCCCcgtccatctccctctcgGCCCGCTGCCCACTACCTCGCCCTCGCCCCCGCTCCCTCCATCAGATGCCTCCACAGCACCCCCTCCACTCTCAAGGAAAAGCGGTGGCTCAACAACACCCCGCCCGAGGACGATGGCGAAGACGGCCACTCTTCCAAGCAGGACGACCAGACCGAGAAGCCACTTCCTGAAGCAGAATCATCCAAATCCGCAGAAGAACGGGCCAAGTCTCAGTCCTCAAAACCTGACATAAAGGCATCATCCAGCGATTCCGTGTCATCCCCGTCTGCCCCTGCCCCTGGATCACCGGGCGGCCAGTCGCCTCCTGGTGCAGGTGGGCCGAAGGAAATCACAAAACCTGTCATTCCCGAGATATACCCCCAAGTCCTCGCCATTCCCATCACTCACCGTCCTCTGTTTCCTGGGTTCTATAAGGCGATAACTGTCCGATCCCCGCCTGTTATTAAAGCAATTCGCGAGCTGCAGGCACACGGTCAGCCATACGTCGGCGCATTCCTGCTAAAGGACTCGTCTGTTGATTCCGATGTCGTGACTGATATCAACCAAGTGCAGCCTGTTGGAGTTTTCTGCCAGATCACTAGCTGCTTCACTTCtcaggagggagagggcaAGCCAGAGGCGTTAACGGCTGTGCTTTTCCCGCATAGGAGGATCAGGATTAACGAACTCGTGACAAGTTCCAGCGTGAAAGGAGTTGGGGCCGTTGGCATTGGTGCCCCGGTAGAAGAGGGTTCTGCAGAGGGTGAGGGTGAAGTGAAGAGCTTTGAGTCAGAAGTGCCgggtgttgaagaagtgcGAGAAGAGTTGGGGACTGTTTCCATTGATAGCGAGCAGCAACTGCCGGATGTGCAGAGGGAAAACCAAGACttggagaaaaaagaggtgACTCAAATTGATTTCTTGCACTCCTTGCTACCTCAAGTTTCCCTCACAAACGTTAGCAACTTGAGCGTTGAGCCCTACGAAAAAGATTCGCAAGTCATCCGGGCGATAATGAGCGAGTTGATTTCTGTCTTCAAGGAGATTGCTCAACTTCAACCCATGTTTCGGGAGCAAG TCACGAGCTTTGCGATCTCAAACACTTCTTCTCAAGTGTTTGACGAGCCTGACAAGTTGGCGGATCTCGCAGCTGTGGTATCCACTGCGGATGTATCTGACCTACAAGCTGTTCTTTCCTCGACCTCTATCGAAGATCGTCTCCAGCGCGCTCTTGTACTTCTCAAAAAGGAGCTCATCAACGCTCAACTTCAATTTAAGATCGCCCGCGACGTAGACACCAAAATACAAAAAAGACAGAGAGAATATTACTTGATGGAGCAGCTCAAAGGCATCAAAAAAGAGTTGGGTATGGAGAGTGATGGAAAGGACAAGCTCGTGGAAGGGTTCAAGGAGAAAGCAAGCAAGCTAGCTATGCCAGAAG CTGCGAGCGAATTCAA tGTTACTCGAAATTACATCGACTGGCTTACTCAGGTACCTTGGGGTGTACATACTCCTGAGAACTACGATATTTCTCACGCCATCAAAGTGCTCGATGAGGATCATTATGGCCTCAAAGACGTCAAAGACCGGATTCTCGAGTTTATGGCCATAGGAAAGCTTCGTGGATCAGTAGAGGGCAAAATTCTTTGTCTGGTCGGGCCACCCGGTGTAGGTAAAACCAGTATTGGCAAGAGCATAGCGAAGGCTCTTGGTAGGCAGTTCTTTAGGTTTTCCGTCGGTGGCTTGACAGATGTAGCTGAGATCAAGGGGCATAGGCGGACCTATATCGG TGCTATGCCAGGCAAACCTATCCAAGCGCTTAAAAAAGTTGCCACTGAAAATCCTCTCATCTTGATTGATGAAGTCGACAAAATTAGCAAGGCGTACAACGGTGACCCTGCGAGCGCTTTGCTTGAAATGCTTGACCCCGAGCAAAATAAATCCTTTTTGGACCATTACTTGGATGTCCCTATTGATCTTTCTAGGGTTCTCTTTGTCTGCACTGCCAACGTACTGGAAACTATCCCGGGTCCTCTGTTGGACCGAATGGAAGTGTTAGAGGTATCTGGTTATGTGTCAGCAGAAAAGATGAACATTGCCGAGCGATATCTGTCGCCTCAAGCTAAAACAGCAGCCGGGTTGGAGGATGTCAATATCGAATTGGAACCGGGGGCGATTGAGGCATTAATCAGGTACTACTGCCGAGAGAGTGGTGTTCGTAATCTGAAGAAGCATATTGACAAA attTACCGCAAGGCAGCCTTCAAAATTGTAACCGATCTCGGAGAATCAGGTCTTCCTGAACCCCCGACACCGCCCGCCGAGGGTCAAGTCGAGGCTCAACATCCTGATATCAAACCTGCTTCTGAATTAACCTCCAATGTCAGCCCAGATGCCGAGGGTAGTGGAGTGGATTCTAAAGCGGATGTAACGACTGTGCCAAGGAAACCCATGAAAGTGCCTGCTGGCATACATGTCAAGATTACACAGGAGAATTTGAAGGACTATGTCGGGCC ACCTGTCTATCATAAGGACAGACTTTACACTCATTCCCCTCCTGCAGGTGTGAGCACTGGTCTCGGGTATCTTGGTAATGGATCTGGCGCGGTCATGCCTGTTGAAATCAAC TCCATGCCCGGTAAAGGAAACCTTCAATTGACTGGTAAACTTGGAGAAGTGATTAGGGAGTCTGCGCAAATCGCCATGTCTTGGGTTAAGGCCAATGCTTATCTCCTGGGCATTACCAAATCAGAAGCTGAATCCACTTTGAACGATCGAGATGTGCACTTGCACATGCCAGAGGGTGGTATCGGAAAGGAGGGTCCATCAGCCGGTACAGCTATCTTGACAGCTTTCGTCTCGTTGTTCACCAAAACACGAGTGGACCCAGATACTGCTATGACGGGTGAGATTAGTTTGCTTGGGCAGGTGTTGCCTGTTGGAGGCCTCAAGGAGAAAATCTTGGCCGCACACCGGGCTGGTATCAAAA AGCTCATTGTTCCTGCGGGATGTAAGCCAGATATTGACGAGAACGTTCCAGAGTCCGTCAAGGGCGGAATTGAATTTGTATTCGTTGAAGATGTGCGGCAAGTTCTGCATGAAGCATTCCGAGGAACGGAAGTGGCGAAGAGGTGGCAAGAGACGCTTCCAATGGACGAAGAGCCgcaaagagaaaggcaTTAG